The Chrysemys picta bellii isolate R12L10 chromosome 10, ASM1138683v2, whole genome shotgun sequence genome segment GGACCTCCACTTACTCTACCAATGCACCACAGTCCAGACGTGCAGCACCTGCTATTCTAGTCCTGGGCctctggcacagctccattgagggatctcaatcctgacctgcccCCGCTTCTATCTATTCAAGTTTTGGATTTCTCCACTCTGCAGTGATTTGATGATGTGGACAAACATCCACAGGAGACTCTGAAGAGACGAATACACATTTTCACTTGTGTGTGACTCAAGAAAatttgaacccaagtctccaAAGACAAAATGCTCTAGCTCTCAGACCACAGCTTGTTCAGTAAGTGGATACAAGTGATGTTAATCAGCATGTCCTTGGAGCTAAGTGATCACTCCTGTCTTTCTAAACAGGAGACAACAATGAAGAGTCTAAAGCTGCATAATCTTGGCCCATCAGCTATTTCCCAAAGGAATGTTGTATCTTGTTTACAAGTTCATCATCATGGACCCAGCTAACAGGCTTTAGCAGTTACCATGAACCAGCAGCCAGGTTGATATACAAAAATACACTTAAAGAGCAGTACATGATAGACAAACTAGGAAAACCATGAATGCTACATTGAGACAGGCTAGATTGTGACAGTCACCCAAATCAAGAGTGGATTACAGACAACACAGAGCAGAGGCGATTTGTTGAGGGTGTGTGAGTAAACACAGAATAGACAGACTACACAAACTGGCTTTTGTAATGCTATCTTCCTAATGAAACAGAGGAAATACTTGACTCAGCTAAATACCAGGTGGGGCACAGAGACTATTCCAGACCTAGGAGAAAAGCATCCCAAACAGTAATCTCCTAACATTAGCAGCCCTGAGTGTTTAAAGAAATTTCCTTCAATCTCAAACTGTGCATCTCAGTCTGcagagtcagagagagaaaaaatcccCTTGTGACAGGCATGATACAAGTAAAAGGTTTTATTCCCAAGAGGACATATGCTTAGGAACACAAATCCCCAAGAGCCATGGTATGAGCCCTAGATTATGGTTCTGATGGCACACCTGGAATCTGGACCACATCAAAGGTTCAAGTGCTGCACTAGACAGAGCTCACAAACACTGCAGTGCAGTGTTATGTAGAATGGGTCCTTTAGATGATCCTTCCTGCCCATAACTAGTGGATATTGAAGTAGAAACTAAGCTCTATCAATAAATACTTCAATTATAGGGCTAAAGATCGCATATAGTACTTTGTGGAGAGACTAGGAGATAAACCGTGTCCTGTCCAAACCCTTTCAGCATCATAAATTCCAACAACCTCAGCTGTTTGCCTTTACTGCCATTGTTACTAACAATTCTCAACTCACCTTTTTGTACAAGACTGATATCCCAAGTCTGAGCAGCCAAGATCAGCACCCCAAGCTGAGCAATAACTGGAATGCTGAAAACATTGTCTGGGCCTAAATCCATAGGGTGACCTGAGTGTGAAATGTTTTTCCAGGCCTCCTGTTCCCAAGGAACTCTTGTTACCAACACAGCACTGAAGGAGGGACTAGGCCTCTAAGGAAGCAGGGACCTTAGCCTGGATTCTTCCCAAAGCGGAGTgggctgtgtgtttgtttgtttgtctgttttcaaGCAGGAACTGAGTCCGACAGTATCGCCTTTCCAGGGACACACAATGGATACTGGCCTCAGCGTCAAACAGCTCAGCCCCCAATGTGCAAACTGGCCCTCACCCTACACAGCTCAGCTCTACCTCCCACAAATAGCTCAGCTGTGTCCCCTGCAGTGGGTACCAGCCCCTTCCCCTAGACAGCTCAGCTCTACGACCGCCCACCCCCTGCAGTGTGTGCCAGCCTCTCCCCCAGATAGCTCAGCTCTGACTCCCCCCGCAGTgggtgccagcccctcccccagatagctcagccctgtctcccccccccccccccccgcactgggtgccagcccctcccccagataGCTCAGCCCTGTCCCCAGaggtgccagcccctcccccagataGCTCAGCTCTGtccgtcgtccccccccccccccgcagtgggtgccagcccctcccccagataGCTCAGCTCTGTCTCCCCCCGCTGTGGGTACCAGCCTCTCCCCCAGATAGCTCAGCTCTGTCCGTCCCCCCCGCAGTGTGTGCCAGCCTCTCCCCCAGATAGCTCAGCTCTGTCTCCCCCCGCAGTGGGTGCCAGCCCCTTCCCCTAGACAGCTCAGCTCTACGACCGCCCACCCCCCGCAGTgggtgccagcccctcccccagacagCTCAGGTCTGTCCCCCTGGCCCCCTTGGggtccggcccctccccccacacaccccggcCAGGCCAGTATCCCCCCTCCCACGCCAGGCGCCCACCTAGGCCTCAGCTTGGTCCTGTaggccgcacggctccccggtcCCTCCATCCCAGCCCACGTTAGGCCGCTagatccccccagccccccgcgccAGGCCCCAGCCCGCACTCACGATGGCCCGGCCGTAGCAGGCAGCCGCCTCGGGGTACTTGCGGCTGACGAAGAGCCGGTTGCCCTGTTCCTTGTGCTCCTGGGCGCTGTGGCTCTTCTcggggctgcccccgcccgggCCGCCCCCGAGCCCGGCCGCCGCgctgccgcgctgccccccgcacggccccccgccgccggagccgccccccagccccaggccgccgctctccttctcctccttccccttcatGCCGCAGCGCAGCGCTCCCGTGCGGGGCCCGGCCGGATCCCTGCGGCCTCACACTGCGACAGCCCGGCCGGCCCTGCCCGAGCCCGCCTCCGCCCCGCCCGCAGCCAGCGGGActtccggcggggccgggcctgaGGGGAGGGCAGGTGAGATGGCGATGGAGACGGAGTCGGCGCTGAGGGGAGACCGAGGGAGCTACGGGGGAGGATcaggaggctgggcaggggagggaggtcagggctgagggggcTGGGAGAGTTGGGGTGCTGAGGATGGGGTGGGAAGACTAGAGTGGGGCCAGGGGACTGAAGGGTGGGGCTAGGAAGATCAGGGCtgaggggggtggagtgggggacaggggtgggagggtcaggaggatggagtgggggaaggtCAGGGCTGGGAGAGTTAGGGAGCCAAGGAGGCTGGGGTGAGGGGATAGAGTGGGGGTCAGGGGCTGAAGGATGGTGCTAGGAGGGTCAGAAAGggttgggggggctgagggggttggagtgggggacAGGGATGGGAAGGTCAGGGCTGGGAGAGTTAGGGAGCCAAGGAGGATGGGGTGAGGGGATAGAGTGGGAATCAGGGGGCTGAAGGGTGGGGCTAGGAGTATCAGGGCTGAGGGGTCTGAGGGGGTTCAGGGcgcctgggagctgagggggttggaggaggaggggtggcaaGCTGAGGAGCTGGGTGGCAGGAGCAGGAATAGGGCGCTGCAGGGAAATAAAGATGAGTGCAGCAAGGGGCTAGGTTGGGCAAGGAGAGCTGCAGCTTCCTGGAGTGCAGGGAGAGCTaggcttaggccttggctacacttgcagatgtacagcgctgtgagttaaacctgactttgtgcagctgagtatggaaagcgctgcagtctgtccacactgacagctgcccagcgcactgtcgtggccacatttgcggcaattgcagcgctattgggagcggtgcattatgggcagctatcccacagagcaccttttcccattctggcaccatgggttgtgggaagggggcatgggaTTCTGgctcctgtcccaatgccccatgatgcatcgcttcgcatcccagaaatccctttgtttccgtccacctttggtgccatctttcaacagtttctgtacagcgcgatctgtctgcgggaaatggagtccgaactgctgaggcgtatgctgacgagtctcgaaagcacgtcacgtttggctgttgaattattccttaagatccaaagtgacagtgagggtgaggagtccgacgatgctatcgagccgcataacgcgtacgacatgaaattgcttgtggcattcacagacatgctcagcaccgtggaacgccgcttttgggctcgggaaacaagcaccgagtggtgggatcacatagtcatggaagtctgggatgacgagcagtggctgcagaactttcggatgagaaaagccactttcatgggactgtgtgaggagctcgcccccaccctgcggcgcaaggacacgagattgagagctgccctgccagtggagaagcgggtggctattgcaatctggaagctggcaattccagacagctaccggtcggtcacaaaccagtttggagtgggaaagttgactgttggaatcgtgttgatgcaagtttgcaaggccattaattgcatcctactcagaagaaccgtgactctgggtaacgtgcaggaaatagtggatggctttgcacaaatggggttccctaactgtggagcggcaatagatgggacgcacattcctattctggcaccaccccacttAGGATCCGAATACGTTAATCGGAATGGGTATtgctctatggttctccaggcgcttgtggatcacggtgggcatttcattgactttaacacaggctggcccggaaaggtgcatgacgcacacatcttttggaacacttggctgttcaggaagatgcaggccggaagatcacggtaggggaagttgaaatgtcCATTGTGATCCTTAGAGATCCCGTTTATccgttaatgctgtggctcatgaaaccctacacagggagccttgacagcagcaaggaacggttcaactacaggctgagccggtgccgaatgactggagtgtgcctttggccgtttaaaagcccgctggcgatctctgtttgggaagctggacttggccgaaaacagcctccccacggttatatccgtgtgctgtgccctccataatatttgggaagggaagggtgaaagcttcactcaggcatggacctctgaggttcaacacctggaggctgaatttgcacagccagagagcagggctattacagggacccagtgcagggctgcaaggattagggatgccttgagggagcaattggaggctgaaaaccagcagtgatatctggtgccctgcacgggagtgaagtgcagtagttccaatctttaggaatcagtgtttgctaagcagacttgcagtgcctgtttatttcctgggctaaggaggcTTTTAcgttatgcaataataaagaatgttttcaaagccaaaaatccatttattgaaaagaaacaagggggtggagtggggaacagtacaatcacagattcgcatatgtcttgtctggtgtgctgtgcagtgagtgctgcacttcaggacagctatattgcatggtgatgggggttgagtgcagagggtaagggttgtggttttcagggctgggtggtgaagatactggtgttggaggcagcgggtggaatgaagaacacggaagttggggaaagtgggttggaggtgacagtggggcacaatggaaagagttttgggacaagggctgtgtggggggtggcatttgcggtactgctcctctttctgcatggctagcagctcctggatagcatctgcttggcgctccaggatgcttatgagcctatcagtgctttgctgccggtgcgcggtgctttgccacCGGTGctctgcgttttcctggcggatcctgctttctctctccctccagttctgtgctttctcattctctttaatagattgccgcatcacttcttgcagcatgtcttctttgcttttttgcggtctcttcttgagtctttgcagtctctgagcaggcgataagagggacggctgaggtctcaaggttgatgcagctgtataggcaaaatgcaacatttaacagaggcagcattgtttataccagacagtaATGAGTCTCCcagcacttaaggagtagaaaacacacagggtctacacaatagcataattttcctgtccgaaacagagcacacacatcccacgggagcctcaaaatggtgagtaagggggactgattgtttcaaggctgcactgccctctggctttctgtgccttggggagcaCCAACAGCTTCAGgaggcacctacactgaacactgtcccaacattttccacaggagttcatcctggacgacatctcgctgctgaggatgacctgggaagcaagggagggtcttctactgcaatgcggcttccgccctggcccatatgcagcttgcctgtgtgcagcaatggtcccctcgtgacacagtggcgcggacacgttagcctggctgggacaaggaccacggtggctctcccgataaacctgcgcaagcgcattgcacatgttctggatgagacattcaaggagattaccgaggccgattaccacgatgtgataaaccacatcaatgcactattccgcatctaggcatgcatgcctaacccttcTCTCctaaagagcccgcaccgaaaaaattccttcccgggaaaaaaaaaaaaaaaaaaccacttaccgggaacctgctcttctgtttgtcctccaccaagtactggccgctgcggctaccttcctcctggctcgagaagagctcctggctgcattgctccagggattctggggtgtctccatccggcccaccaccatcactccagttttcctcctcctcctcttcctcctctcccccaccggctctgaagtgtccatggtggtgctcggagtggaggtggggttaaccccaagtatcacatccagctctttgtagaatcggcaggtcgcagggggagcacccgagcggccgtttgcgtcgcgggctttgcggtaggcactccgcagctcctttactttaatcctgcactgcagggcgtcctggtcatggcccctttccatcatgtcctttgataccttcccaaaggtatcgtaattcctacggctggagcactgctgggactgtacagcttcctccccccaaacactgaggaggtccagcaactcgccattgctccatgctggggctcgct includes the following:
- the LOC135974037 gene encoding uncharacterized protein LOC135974037, which encodes MPHDASLRIPEIPLFPSTFGAIFQQFLYSAICLREMESELLRRMLTSLESTSRLAVELFLKIQSDSEGEESDDAIEPHNAYDMKLLVAFTDMLSTVERRFWARETSTEWWDHIVMEVWDDEQWLQNFRMRKATFMGLCEELAPTLRRKDTRLRAALPVEKRVAIAIWKLAIPDSYRSVTNQFGVGKLTVGIVLMQVCKAINCILLRRTVTLGNVQEIVDGFAQMGFPNCGAAIDGTHIPILAPPHLGSEYVNRNGYCSMVLQALVDHGGHFIDFNTGWPGKVHDAHIFWNTWLFRKMQAGRSRSSSWTTSRC